From one Rhizobium rosettiformans genomic stretch:
- a CDS encoding recombinase family protein translates to MTRVALYARYSSDNQREASIVDQFRLCDEHARREGWQVVGSYQDAAISGSSTILRHGIQQVVRDAQRGLFTVVIAEALDRISRDQADVATLYKHLKFAGVTIVTLAEGEISELHVGLKGTMNALFLKDLAMKTHRGLRGRVEKGKAGGGLCYGYRVLKQFDGNGEPVRGDREIIAEEAEIIRRIFREFANGKSPKAIATDLNSQGISGPLGRAWGDTSIRGHVSRGTGILNNELYTGVLVWNRQRFIKDPSTGKRVSRPNPESQWIRTEVPHLRMIEDDLWQAVRNRQKQISAIFGPNPANTLEGRMKRLHLTVRPVSLLTGLLTCGCCGGKFGIITPGRYACLNHHRRGTCDNGRSITREKIEARVLSGIKDKLVSSQAVAEAVKAYAEEMNRLNHDRRAQAAIDRKILTKVEKAIAGIISAIEDGMYQPSMKARMDDLERQKADITARLSQTPDDIPDIHPNVANLYRLRVERLTEALNDPDGGRQAAEALRSLIGEIVLTPGTKRGEVHAELRGELFGILGFANAEAGGPQNSPFMPFVEASRRNQTSRRRKLNPDLRICAMGGSHKTVNPCSDPLECAPSFFENGGNHDRLQACCTANGNISRRLENRRLGPRAIVSGLPSFKWLACYSRRWLE, encoded by the coding sequence CAGGTGGTAGGCAGCTATCAGGATGCGGCGATATCGGGTTCCAGCACCATTCTTCGCCATGGCATCCAGCAGGTGGTGAGAGATGCGCAGCGCGGCCTGTTCACGGTGGTCATTGCCGAGGCGCTGGATCGCATCAGCCGCGATCAGGCCGATGTCGCCACACTCTACAAGCACCTGAAGTTTGCGGGTGTCACTATCGTTACTTTGGCCGAGGGGGAAATCTCCGAGCTTCATGTCGGCCTCAAGGGCACGATGAATGCGCTGTTCCTCAAAGACCTCGCGATGAAGACGCATCGCGGCTTGCGGGGCAGGGTGGAGAAGGGCAAGGCAGGTGGCGGGCTTTGCTACGGCTACCGTGTCCTCAAACAGTTTGATGGCAACGGCGAACCGGTACGGGGTGACCGGGAGATCATTGCCGAGGAAGCGGAGATCATCCGCCGCATATTCCGGGAGTTCGCCAACGGCAAGAGCCCGAAGGCGATTGCAACGGATCTGAACAGCCAAGGCATTTCCGGCCCGCTTGGACGCGCATGGGGCGACACCAGCATTCGCGGTCATGTCTCGCGCGGCACGGGCATCCTCAACAACGAGCTTTATACCGGTGTCCTCGTCTGGAACCGCCAGCGCTTCATCAAGGACCCGTCCACCGGCAAGCGCGTCTCGCGCCCTAACCCGGAGAGCCAGTGGATCAGGACCGAAGTGCCACATCTGAGAATGATCGAAGACGATCTCTGGCAGGCAGTCCGGAACCGACAGAAGCAGATCTCGGCGATCTTCGGCCCGAACCCGGCCAATACGCTCGAAGGGCGGATGAAGCGGCTGCATCTGACGGTGAGGCCCGTTTCTCTCCTGACCGGTCTTCTCACCTGCGGATGCTGCGGCGGCAAGTTCGGCATCATCACACCGGGCCGCTATGCCTGCCTCAACCATCACAGGCGCGGCACCTGCGACAACGGCAGGTCCATCACCCGCGAGAAGATTGAGGCGCGGGTTTTGTCAGGCATCAAGGACAAGCTGGTCTCGTCGCAAGCGGTAGCCGAGGCCGTGAAAGCCTATGCCGAGGAGATGAACCGGCTGAACCACGACCGGCGTGCGCAGGCGGCAATCGACCGGAAAATCCTCACGAAGGTCGAGAAGGCCATCGCCGGCATTATCTCTGCCATTGAGGACGGCATGTACCAGCCGTCGATGAAGGCGCGCATGGACGATCTTGAACGACAGAAGGCGGACATCACCGCCCGCCTGTCACAGACCCCGGACGACATTCCAGACATTCATCCGAACGTCGCCAATCTCTACCGCTTGCGGGTGGAGCGCCTAACGGAAGCGCTAAACGATCCAGACGGCGGCAGGCAGGCGGCTGAGGCGCTGCGCTCGCTGATCGGCGAGATCGTGCTGACACCCGGCACCAAGCGGGGCGAGGTTCATGCTGAGCTACGCGGCGAGCTGTTCGGTATTCTCGGCTTTGCGAATGCAGAGGCAGGAGGGCCGCAGAACAGCCCTTTTATGCCATTCGTTGAAGCGAGCCGCCGCAACCAAACATCCAGACGCAGGAAACTGAACCCGGATTTGCGGATTTGCGCTATGGGCGGATCTCACAAGACCGTTAACCCATGCTCTGATCCCCTGGAGTGCGCCCCGTCTTTTTTCGAAAACGGCGGAAATCATGATCGGCTCCAGGCTTGTTGCACGGCCAACGGGAACATCAGTCGCCGGTTGGAGAACCGGCGTCTCGGACCGCGCGCGATCGTCAGCGGGCTACCGTCTTTCAAGTGGCTCGCTTGCTACTCTCGGCGGTGGCTGGAGTAA